From a single Myotis daubentonii chromosome 5, mMyoDau2.1, whole genome shotgun sequence genomic region:
- the FCER2 gene encoding low affinity immunoglobulin epsilon Fc receptor encodes MRGGELDLQWSIKLRRGRPCCRRRTQVVLLGLVTATLWAGLLTLLLLWHRDTLQGLRQLEDIAAQNVSQVSKDMEGQKGDQMAQKAQVAQVLQNMEEMEAEQKRTEIQVAQVLQNMEEMQAEQKRTEIQVAQVLQNMEEMQAEQKRTEIQDFELSRNLDGLAEDLSNFKSKGLNERRSALNSLEGLQEEVAKLWIELRVSNGSVCNTCPEKWVSFQRKCYYFGEGAKRWIQARNACSGLRGRLVSIHSQEEQDFLATHSNKKGSWIGLRDLHTEGEFVWMDQSPLDYSNWRPGEPNNGGQGEDCVMLLGSGQWNDAFCSSYLDGWVCDRLATC; translated from the exons ATGCGGGGCGGGGAGCTGGACCTGCAGTGGAGCATCAAG CTTCGCAGAGGGCGGCCATGCTGCAGGCGCCGGACGCAGGTTGTGCTGTTGGGGCTGGTGACGGCCACactgtgggctgggctgctgaCCCTGCTTCTCCTGTGGC accGGGACACCCTGCAGGGCCTGCGACAGCTGGAGGACATCGCTGCCCAGAACg tctcTCAGGTTTCCAAGGACATGGAAGGACAGAAGGGTGACCAGATGGCCCAGAAAGCCCAGG TGGCCCAGGTGCTGCagaacatggaggaaatggaagcagaacagaagagaacagaaattcagg TGGCCCAGGTGCTGCAGAACATGGAGGAAATGCAAGCAGAACAGAAGAGAACAGAAATTCAGG TGGCCCAGGTGCTGCAGAACATGGAGGAAATGCAAGCAGAACAGAAGAGAACAGAAATTCAGG ACTTTGAGCTCTCTCGGAACCTGGATGGACTTGCAGAGGACCTGAGCAACTTCAAGTCCAAGG GCTTAAATGAGAGACGCTCGGCCTTGAATTCGTTGGAAGGACTCCAGGAGGAGGTGGCAAAGCTGTGGATAGAGCTCCGCGTGTCCAACG GCTCCGTGTGTAACACATGCCCTGAGAAGTGGGTCAGTTTCCAGCGGAAGTGCTACTACTTCGGAGAGGGCGCCAAGCGGTGGATCCAGGCGCGGAATGCCTGCAGCGGGCTCCGGGGGCGGCTGGTCAGCATCCACAGCCAGGAGGAGCAG GACTTCCTGGCCACACACAGCAACAAGAAGGGCTCCTGGATCGGCCTCCGGGACCTGCATACAGAGGGAGAGTTTGTCTGGATGGACCAGAGCCCCCTGGACTATAG CAACTGGCGGCCGGGGGAACCCAACAACGGGGGCCAGGGCGAGGACTGCGTGATGCTGCTGGGCTCCGGGCAGTGGAACGATGCCTTCTGCAGCAGCTATCTCGACGGCTGGGTATGTGACCGGCTGGCCACCTGCTGA